A stretch of the Odontesthes bonariensis isolate fOdoBon6 chromosome 5, fOdoBon6.hap1, whole genome shotgun sequence genome encodes the following:
- the dnase2 gene encoding deoxyribonuclease-2-alpha isoform X1 — MDSTTPCCYKVKFLCSQMLLFVALMVACVPLGGDTSPISCYNDQGHAVDWFFMYKLPEEDHSKSPTKGEMYLLLEKGSEGWAEGKTTVNDTMGALGRTVGQMYSQEKKSEVAYILYNDQRPAEESGDRWDNTSRGSGGHTKGVVLLDKNQGFWLVHSTPHFPPVRQEGQFYYPSSGRNNGQNFICVTYPLDRFQTIGEQLQINQPNVYDCDVPESLASLVPALAAVCGKKHLSGQTFPHVKPVSNRSVTLTSKDGTDFISFAKGASFNNDLYHSWVAPALKSDLLVQFWVRSTGVLPSNCSLGWKVLDIKILNPGQTFTFKASQDHSKWAVSPRAGGGWVCVGDINRNQAEEKRGGGTVCLQDPRVWKAYRAAALQCEACGGGTVKC; from the exons ATGGACAGCACTACTCCCTGCTGTTATAAAGTGAAGTTTCTCTGCTCTCAGATGCTGCTGTTTGTGGCCCTGATGGTCGCCTGTGTGCCACTAGGGGGCGACACTTCACCAATCAGCTGCTACAACGACCAAGGACATGCTGTTGATTG GTTCTTTATGTACAAGCTGCCAGAAGAGGATCACAGCAAATCTCCCACAAAGGGTGAGATGTATTTATTGCTGGAGAAAGGGAGTGAAGGATGGGCCGAGGGGAAAACGACGGTGAACGACACTATGGGAGCTCTGGGCCGGACAGTCGGGCAGATGTACTCACAGGAAAAG aaATCAGAGGTAGCTTACATCCTTTACAATGACCAGAGGCCAGCGGAGGAGTCTGGTGACAGATGGGACAACACCAGCAGAGGCAGCGGGGGGCACACAAAAG GTGTTGTGCTGCTGGATAAAAATCAGGGCTTTTGGTTGGTCCACAGCACCCCTCACTTCCCCCCTGTGCGACAGGAAGGGCAGTTTTATTACCCCAGCAGTGGTCGGAATAATGGGCAGAACTTCATCTGCGTGACCTACCCGCTCGACCGTTTCCAGACCATCG GAGAGCAGCTGCAGATCAATCAGCCCAACGTGTACGACTGCGACGTCCCGGAGTCCTTGGCGTCCCTGGTGCCGGCGCTGGCTGCAGTCTGTGGGAAAAAACATCTGTCCGGTCAAACCTTTCCACATGTGAAACCTGTGTCCAATCGCAGCGTGACGCTGACCTCAAAGGACGGGACCGACTTCATCAGCTTTGCCAAAGGAGCCTCATTTAACAACG ACCTGTATCACTCGTGGGTGGCCCCCGCCCTCAAGTCAGACCTCCTGGTCCAGTTCTGGGTCCGTTCCACAGGCGTCCTTCCCTCTAACTGCTCTCTGGGCTGGAAGGTCCTGGACATTAAGATCCTCAACCCGGGGCAGACGTTTACCTTCAAGGCCAGCCAGGACCACTCCAAGTGGGCCGTCAGCCCCAGGGCGGGGGGAGGCTGGGTGTGCGTGGGGGACATCAACCGGAACCAGGCAGAGGAGAAGCGGGGCGGAGGCACAGTGTGTCTGCAAGATCCGCGGGTGTGGAAGGCTTACCGGGCGGCAGCGCTGCAGTGCGAGGCGTGCGGAGGAGGAACTGTCAAGTGTTGA
- the gpsm3 gene encoding uncharacterized protein gpsm3 produces the protein MDCAEIRVEMAAEELLEPLVITEDGDAAACVTEAEAASGSEAATKMEQHSGESSVLEGHSTEDRPEPSNESTSDGQNGGQTLNVTITEEPGGTEDKKAALNEHQVDEKESEPRPEGAVNPEEDPKKVRRLTPDFPESLYELLCTLQEGRRLNDQRCSFRLEGGIRRRRCHSEPNTTKPANRVIFSSMTSLQKEEFFELVATAQARRLDDQRAQLERSPPPKSKARTFRGSLKQLSFVKKPAAVVPVPKQDLYDMILTTQAQGRLEDQRSRAPGPMDDEDFFSLLLRVQGGRMDEQRTELPCLLQT, from the exons ATGGACTGCGCAGAGATCAGAGTTGAAATGGCTGCGGAGGAGCTGTTGGAGCCGCTCGTCATCACAGAGGACGGAGACGCGGCTGCGTGTGTCACAGAAGCGGAGGCAGCGAGCGGCTCAGAGGCCGCCACAAAGATGGAGCAGCACTCAGGGGAAAGCTCTGTGTTGGAGGGCCATTCCACAGAGGACAGACCAGAGCCTTCAAATGAGAGCACAAGTGATGGACAGAACGGGGGGCAGACTCTTAACGTGACAATTACAGAAGAACCCGGTGGCACGGAAGataaaaaagctgcattaaacgAGCATCAGGTGGACGAAAAGGAGTCAGAGCCACGACCTGAAGGGGCTGTGAATCCAGAGGAGGACCCAAAAAAG GTTCGCCGGTTAACCCCCGACTTCCCGGAGTCGCTGTACGAGCTGCTGTGCACCCTCCAGGAGGGGAGACGGCTCAATGACCAGCGCTGCTCCTTCAGGCTGGAGGGGGGCATCAGAAGGAGGAGGTGCCACTCTGAGCCCAACACCACCAAACCGGCCAACAGAG TTATCTTTTCCTCCATGACTTCACTGCAGAAAGAGGAGTTTTTCGAGCTGGTGGCCACAGCACAAGCCCGCCGGCTTGATGACCAGAGGGCCCAGCTTGAAAGGTCTCCACCGCCAAAATCAAAAGCCAGAACTTTCAGAGGAAGCCTAAAACAGCTGTCTTTTGTGAAAAAGCCAGCAGCAGTAGTTCCTGTCCCCAAACAGGATCTGTATGATATGATTCTGACAACACAA GCCCAAGGCCGGCTGGAGGACCAGCGCAGCAGGGCTCCCGGTCCCATGGACGACGAGGACTTCTTCTCCCTGCTCCTGAGGGTCCAGGGGGGGCGCATGGACGAGCAGAGGACCGAGCTGCCATGCTTGCTGCAGACCTga
- the dnase2 gene encoding deoxyribonuclease-2-alpha isoform X2: MLLFVALMVACVPLGGDTSPISCYNDQGHAVDWFFMYKLPEEDHSKSPTKGEMYLLLEKGSEGWAEGKTTVNDTMGALGRTVGQMYSQEKKSEVAYILYNDQRPAEESGDRWDNTSRGSGGHTKGVVLLDKNQGFWLVHSTPHFPPVRQEGQFYYPSSGRNNGQNFICVTYPLDRFQTIGEQLQINQPNVYDCDVPESLASLVPALAAVCGKKHLSGQTFPHVKPVSNRSVTLTSKDGTDFISFAKGASFNNDLYHSWVAPALKSDLLVQFWVRSTGVLPSNCSLGWKVLDIKILNPGQTFTFKASQDHSKWAVSPRAGGGWVCVGDINRNQAEEKRGGGTVCLQDPRVWKAYRAAALQCEACGGGTVKC, translated from the exons ATGCTGCTGTTTGTGGCCCTGATGGTCGCCTGTGTGCCACTAGGGGGCGACACTTCACCAATCAGCTGCTACAACGACCAAGGACATGCTGTTGATTG GTTCTTTATGTACAAGCTGCCAGAAGAGGATCACAGCAAATCTCCCACAAAGGGTGAGATGTATTTATTGCTGGAGAAAGGGAGTGAAGGATGGGCCGAGGGGAAAACGACGGTGAACGACACTATGGGAGCTCTGGGCCGGACAGTCGGGCAGATGTACTCACAGGAAAAG aaATCAGAGGTAGCTTACATCCTTTACAATGACCAGAGGCCAGCGGAGGAGTCTGGTGACAGATGGGACAACACCAGCAGAGGCAGCGGGGGGCACACAAAAG GTGTTGTGCTGCTGGATAAAAATCAGGGCTTTTGGTTGGTCCACAGCACCCCTCACTTCCCCCCTGTGCGACAGGAAGGGCAGTTTTATTACCCCAGCAGTGGTCGGAATAATGGGCAGAACTTCATCTGCGTGACCTACCCGCTCGACCGTTTCCAGACCATCG GAGAGCAGCTGCAGATCAATCAGCCCAACGTGTACGACTGCGACGTCCCGGAGTCCTTGGCGTCCCTGGTGCCGGCGCTGGCTGCAGTCTGTGGGAAAAAACATCTGTCCGGTCAAACCTTTCCACATGTGAAACCTGTGTCCAATCGCAGCGTGACGCTGACCTCAAAGGACGGGACCGACTTCATCAGCTTTGCCAAAGGAGCCTCATTTAACAACG ACCTGTATCACTCGTGGGTGGCCCCCGCCCTCAAGTCAGACCTCCTGGTCCAGTTCTGGGTCCGTTCCACAGGCGTCCTTCCCTCTAACTGCTCTCTGGGCTGGAAGGTCCTGGACATTAAGATCCTCAACCCGGGGCAGACGTTTACCTTCAAGGCCAGCCAGGACCACTCCAAGTGGGCCGTCAGCCCCAGGGCGGGGGGAGGCTGGGTGTGCGTGGGGGACATCAACCGGAACCAGGCAGAGGAGAAGCGGGGCGGAGGCACAGTGTGTCTGCAAGATCCGCGGGTGTGGAAGGCTTACCGGGCGGCAGCGCTGCAGTGCGAGGCGTGCGGAGGAGGAACTGTCAAGTGTTGA